One window from the genome of Leucoraja erinacea ecotype New England chromosome 16, Leri_hhj_1, whole genome shotgun sequence encodes:
- the LOC129704628 gene encoding LOW QUALITY PROTEIN: protein kinase C delta type-like (The sequence of the model RefSeq protein was modified relative to this genomic sequence to represent the inferred CDS: inserted 1 base in 1 codon) — translation MAPFLRISFSSYELGLPLNLPENQQPFIAVKMKEALTTERGKTLIQKKPTMYPEWKSSFDAHIYEGRVIQIVLMGSPEEPVSEVTVGVSVLAERCKKGNGKAEFWLDLQPQGKVLMAVQLFLEGTDCHQEVREEDGAVTLNRRRGAIKQAKIHYIKNHEFTAVFFRQPTFCSVCRDFVWGLNKQGYQCRQCNAAIHKKCIDKIIGRCTGTATNSRDTMFQKERFNIDVPHRFKVHNYMSPTFCDHCGSLLWGLVKQGLKCEECAMNVHHKCRGKVANLCGINQKLMAEALNQISMKSSTRRSDSSLPDSVGIYQPSTAPDMVPTPQPFPPNNQYGKLWEESSPKPPQRGPSLREDPRRRVTIENLILHKVLGKGSFGKVLLVELKGTGEFFALKALKKDVVLMDDDVECTMVEKRVLALAWDNPFLTHLYSTFQTPPHCFFMMEYLNPPADLPXHIQEKGRTPSLYTPMYVVEFYGAEIICGLQFLHSKKIIYRDLKLDNVMLDKDGHIKIADFGMCKENVFGENPATTFCGTPDYIAPEILLGQRYTFSVDWWSFGVLLYEMLIGQSPFHGDDEDELFESIRVDVPHYPRWITKESKDLLEKLFEREPLKRLGVVGNIKQHNFFKTVNWTALERKEIEPPFKPKVKSAGDYSNFDREFLSEKPRLSQGDKNLIDSMDQTAFQGFSFTNQSMERMLK, via the exons ATGGCTCCGTTTCTGCGCATCTCCTTCAGCTCCTACGAGCTGGGGCTCCCCCTGAATCTCCCCGAGAACCAGCAGCCATTCATTGCTGTGAAGATGAAGGAAGCCCTGACCACAG AGCGTGGCAAGACCTTGATCCAGAAGAAGCCCACCATGTACCCCGAGTGGAAGTCCTCCTTTGACGCTCACATCTACGAGGGGCGCGTCATCCAGATCGTGCTGATGGGGAGCCCTGAGGAGCCGGTGTCAGAGGTCACCGTCGGCGTCTCCGTCCTCGCCGAGCGATGCAAGAAAGGCAACGGCAAAGCAGAGTTCTGG CTGGACCTACAGCCCCAGGGCAAAGTGCTGATGGCCGTACAGCTGTTCCTGGAGGGCACTG ATTGTCAccaggaggtgagggaggaggatgGAGCAGTGACGTTGAACCGCAGGCGAGGGGCCATCAAACAGGCCAAGATCCACTACATCAAGAACCACGAGTTCACCGCAGTCTTCTTCCGGCAGCCCACCTTCTGCTCTGTGTGCCGGGACTTCGTCTG GGGACTGAATAAACAGGGCTACCAGTGTCGGC AATGCAATGCTGCGATTCACAAGAAATGCATCGACAAGATCATTGGTCGCTGCACTGGGACGGCCACCAACAGCAGGGACACCATG TTCCAGAAGGAGCGGTTCAACATTGACGTGCCCCACCGGTTCAAGGTGCACAACTACATGAGCCCCACCTTCTGCGACCACTGCGGTAGCTTGTTGTGGGGGCTGGTCAAGCAGGGGCTCAAGTGTGAAG AATGTGCGATGAACGTGCACCACAAGTGCCGGGGCAAGGTGGCCAATCTGTGCGGGATCAACCAGAAGCTGATGGCTGAGGCCCTCAACCAGATCAGCATG AAGTCGTCCACCCGGCGGTCTGACAGCAGCCTCCCCGACAGTGTGGGAATCTACCAGCCTTCAACAGCTCCGGATATGGTTCCGACTCCACAgcctttccctcc CAACAACCAATACGGCAAACTGTGGGAGGAGAGTTCACCAAAGCCACCCCAGCGTGGACCCAGTCTACGTGAGGATCCCAGGAGGAGAGTCACCATCGAGAACCTCAtcctgcacaaagtgctgggcaaAGGCAGCTTCGGCAAG GTGTTGCTGGTTGAGCTGAAGGGAACGGGCGAGTTCTTTGCGCTGAAAGCTTTGAAGAAGGACGTGGTGCTGATGGACGATGATGTGGAGTGCACTATGGTGGAAAAACGCGTGCTGGCCCTGGCCTGGGACAACCCCTTCCTCACACACCTCTACTCAACCTtccagaccccccccca CTGTTTCTTCATGATGGAATATCTGAACCCCCCAGCAGACCTCC CCCACATCCAGGAGAAGGGGCGCACCCCCAGCCTGTACACCCCCATGTacgtggtt GAATTCTATGGGGCTGAGATCATCTGTGGACTGCAGTTCCTGCACTCAAAGAAAATCATCTACCG GGACCTGAAGCTGGACAACGTGATGCTGGACAAGGACGGTCACATCAAGATCGCTGACTTCGGCATGTGCAAGGAGAACGTGTTTGGGGAAAACCCAgcaaccaccttctgtgggacCCCTGACTACATTGCCCCTGAG ATCCTACTGGGCCAGCGTTACACATTCTCAGTGGACTGGTGGTCATTTGGGGTGCTGCTGTACGAGATGCTGATCGGACAGTCGCCCTTCCACGGAGACGATGAGGACGAGCTCTTCGAGTCGATCCGTGTCGACGTTCCGCACTATCCGCGCTGGATCACCAAGGAATCCAAGGACCTCCTGGAAAAG CTCTTCGAGCGAGAGCCACTGAAGAGGCTCGGCGTGGTGGGAAATATCAAACAGCACAACTTCTTCAAAACAGTCAACTGGACGGCTCTGGAGAGGAAGGAGATCGAACCTCCATTCAAACCCAAAGTG AAGTCTGCTGGTGACTACAGCAACTTTGACCGGGAGTTTCTGAGTGAGAAGCCGCGGCTCTCTCAGGGAGACAAGAACCTGATCGACTCGATGGATCAGACGGCATTCCAAGGCTTCTCCTTCACCAATCAGAGCATGGAGCGCATGCTGAAATAG